Proteins from a single region of Candidatus Cloacimonadota bacterium:
- a CDS encoding ChaN family lipoprotein: MKNILLFSLTIFVLFLSVQADGFSEQEYKLYDSATGQALSLLEMADRLADYDVVFFGEYHDDALIHSIESEILPFLYAKRADMVISMEMFERDVQSVVDSFLTSQIAEDRFLQKSRAWPNYISDYKNIVDFAVKNNLDVIAANVPRKYAALINKKGISALDSIPENEKKFTAKELKVLNNDYKIKFIETMTANMKSGSSKRMPMMRNSFDKIYAAQCLKDDTMAESVFQYLQSNPEKFIIHYNGDFHSASHLGTANKLRLLDKNLKIAVISPVSIPEGEEINFVSDAKDQGDFLMILHRK, translated from the coding sequence ATGAAAAACATACTCTTGTTTAGTCTCACAATATTCGTTTTATTTTTATCTGTTCAGGCAGATGGATTTTCAGAACAAGAATATAAGTTATATGATTCAGCCACCGGACAAGCACTTTCATTACTCGAAATGGCTGACCGACTTGCAGATTATGATGTTGTCTTTTTCGGTGAGTATCACGATGATGCGCTTATTCATTCTATTGAGAGTGAAATTCTGCCGTTTCTGTATGCAAAACGAGCGGATATGGTGATATCTATGGAAATGTTTGAGCGAGATGTTCAAAGTGTGGTTGATAGTTTTCTCACAAGTCAAATTGCCGAAGACCGATTTCTGCAAAAATCCAGAGCATGGCCAAATTATATTAGCGATTATAAAAATATCGTTGATTTTGCCGTAAAAAATAATTTGGATGTAATTGCTGCAAACGTTCCCAGAAAATATGCTGCCCTGATAAACAAAAAGGGTATTAGTGCCTTAGATTCGATTCCTGAAAATGAAAAGAAATTCACTGCTAAAGAATTGAAAGTTTTGAATAACGATTATAAAATAAAATTTATTGAAACGATGACTGCAAATATGAAAAGCGGATCTTCAAAACGAATGCCTATGATGCGGAACAGTTTTGATAAAATTTATGCTGCTCAGTGCCTGAAAGACGACACAATGGCTGAAAGTGTTTTTCAATATTTGCAATCAAATCCCGAAAAATTTATCATCCATTATAACGGTGATTTTCATAGTGCGTCCCATCTTGGAACGGCAAATAAGCTGAGACTCCTTGATAAAAATTTGAAAATTGCGGTTATATCACCGGTTTCCATTCCTGAGGGAGAAGAAATTAATTTTGTATCCGACGCTAAAGATCAAGGTGATTTCTTAATGATTTTACATAGAAAGTGA
- a CDS encoding transcriptional repressor yields MNKEQRVLEEHRIKPTFERLSILKYLTSHSGHPSAGVIYSTIKEKIPTISKTTVYNTLKTFIKNDVICSFSGPDGEIHYDIQTTSHYHLYCKVCKKFYNLNLNCPRFENTTIEGHKIENFHGYFTGICKKCLEDL; encoded by the coding sequence ATGAACAAAGAGCAAAGAGTTTTAGAAGAACATAGGATTAAACCTACATTTGAAAGGTTAAGTATTCTCAAATACTTAACCTCGCATTCAGGTCATCCCTCCGCTGGGGTGATTTATAGTACAATTAAGGAGAAAATTCCAACGATCTCCAAAACAACTGTATATAATACCTTAAAAACTTTTATAAAGAATGATGTAATCTGCTCATTTTCAGGTCCTGACGGTGAGATTCATTATGACATTCAAACTACATCCCATTATCATTTGTATTGTAAAGTATGTAAAAAATTTTACAATTTGAATTTAAATTGTCCCCGATTCGAAAACACAACTATTGAAGGGCATAAAATTGAGAACTTTCATGGTTATTTTACCGGAATATGTAAAAAATGTCTTGAGGATTTGTAA
- a CDS encoding thioredoxin domain-containing protein: MEHLTKETFKTKIFNYEKNKEWKFAGELPAIIDFYADWCAPCKMVSPILEELSQKYDGIIDIYEIDTGAEQELAAIFQIQSIPSILFIPKDGQPKMSLGALPKGHFEKIIQAELLKN, translated from the coding sequence ATGGAACATCTAACAAAAGAAACATTCAAAACGAAAATATTCAACTATGAAAAGAATAAAGAATGGAAATTCGCAGGTGAATTACCGGCAATAATTGATTTCTATGCTGACTGGTGTGCTCCCTGCAAAATGGTAAGTCCAATACTGGAAGAGCTATCCCAAAAATATGATGGTATAATTGATATTTACGAAATAGATACTGGAGCAGAGCAAGAATTAGCTGCAATTTTTCAAATTCAAAGCATACCCTCAATCCTCTTCATTCCAAAAGACGGTCAACCGAAAATGTCTCTTGGCGCTTTGCCAAAAGGTCATTTCGAAAAAATCATACAAGCTGAGCTTCTCAAAAATTAA
- a CDS encoding HAD hydrolase-like protein has product MKYKLIIFDFDGTLADTFTWFANAVDKVSDKYNFKKVDKSNHEIFRNFDAKKLIKFLNVPLWKIPFISKYMRKMMSKDVKNLSLFQGVDLLLKKLSDNAVTIAVVSTNSENNVRKILGPQNTALIDNLRCGVSIFGKKKKLKKIIKKSGISPNQIIYIGDEIRDLQAAKSVGLAFGAVSWGYNTIESIKAYSPQEVFESVDDIFDKLLAG; this is encoded by the coding sequence ATGAAATACAAACTTATTATTTTCGATTTTGACGGAACTTTAGCGGATACATTCACTTGGTTTGCAAATGCCGTGGATAAAGTTTCAGATAAATATAATTTCAAAAAAGTTGATAAAAGTAATCACGAGATATTTAGAAACTTCGATGCAAAAAAATTAATAAAATTTCTGAATGTACCTTTATGGAAAATACCATTTATCTCAAAATATATGAGAAAAATGATGTCTAAGGATGTTAAAAACTTGTCCCTATTTCAAGGTGTAGATTTGCTTTTAAAAAAATTATCTGATAATGCCGTAACCATAGCTGTTGTAAGTACAAACTCAGAAAATAATGTCCGCAAAATTCTTGGTCCACAAAACACTGCTCTAATAGACAATTTAAGATGCGGTGTGTCTATTTTTGGGAAAAAGAAAAAATTGAAAAAGATTATAAAAAAAAGTGGTATTTCCCCTAATCAAATAATATATATTGGTGATGAAATTAGAGATTTACAAGCCGCTAAAAGTGTAGGTTTAGCATTTGGAGCTGTATCCTGGGGTTATAATACCATTGAATCAATTAAAGCATATTCTCCGCAGGAAGTATTTGAAAGTGTTGATGACATTTTTGACAAATTGTTAGCTGGGTAA
- the pgk gene encoding phosphoglycerate kinase, whose product MKKSVNDIEVSNKKVLVRVDFNVPLDAEQKINNDKRIKSALP is encoded by the coding sequence ATGAAAAAGTCTGTTAATGATATTGAAGTATCTAATAAAAAAGTTTTAGTCCGGGTGGATTTTAATGTACCCCTTGATGCTGAACAAAAAATTAATAATGACAAAAGAATAAAATCTGCTCTTCCAA
- a CDS encoding thioredoxin domain-containing protein gives MLTSCSAQEEKPNKDIVPEHLTTKTFKEKIFNYEKNREWKFEGKLPAIIDFYADWCAPCKRVAPVMEELAVEYEGEVNIYKVDTASERELASVFRIQSIPSILFIPIEGQPTMAKGALPKDTFVKFINEHLLENDLKVKSEKTENNTNE, from the coding sequence ATGCTAACTTCCTGTTCTGCTCAGGAAGAAAAACCAAACAAGGACATCGTTCCCGAACATTTAACCACAAAAACATTCAAAGAAAAAATTTTCAATTATGAGAAAAACAGGGAATGGAAATTTGAAGGTAAGTTGCCGGCTATCATAGATTTTTATGCAGATTGGTGTGCCCCCTGCAAAAGAGTGGCTCCGGTTATGGAAGAACTTGCTGTAGAATATGAGGGAGAAGTTAACATCTATAAAGTGGATACCGCATCCGAAAGAGAATTGGCATCTGTATTTAGAATACAAAGTATCCCGTCAATATTGTTTATTCCAATAGAAGGGCAACCGACTATGGCAAAGGGTGCTTTGCCAAAAGACACGTTTGTAAAATTCATTAACGAGCATCTTTTGGAAAATGATCTAAAAGTAAAAAGTGAAAAAACCGAAAATAACACGAATGAATAA